The DNA sequence atgagagggacatatGGAATAATACTTTTGTGCTACACTacagtataataataatatttatattttctaagagTATCTCCTATAGATTTGCTATTTGATTTTCCAAGCtataataatgaaaaatatgGTAGAGAACACAATTTTAATAGAGTCCCAACCATTCTCAAAGAAGTTAGGATCCTCTCTCACCTCTCATTTACAGGTGATGGCTAATCATTCTtcatttcatttttaacaataatatgttCAATTTCCATCCGTTTTACGCTTTTTCCTATCTTTTTTACTTATCTCCTTATTGatagattttaaatttgatataacaataataataaagaacaaaaatacctgacaacaaaaaataataaagaacacaaataAAGATGATTATTAGAGTCGTGatttagtataataataatataatttatcacAAATTGAATTGTGtgtaatatatttaagaaactCATTCGAGATGCCATAAAATGTCGGGTGAAAGATTTAATGACAAGAGCCGAGAgttatatttctattttcacAAAGAAATCCATACTGGGAAAGATTTTACAAAGGTCATGTTTTTAAACCACCCAAATCTCTCTCACAAATTATCTTATCCACATAATTCCTCCACCACCACAACTTTCGATCACCACAGTCCAAATTATATGCAACTAAGAACAAGCTGCAATATGCCACACATTCCATGTATAACACGCATAGATTCCTTATTTTACAAAAACAGTTTAAACAAAAGCTGAATGGATGGTTTGAAACTAAACAACTCTGTGAGTTCCAAGGTGTACTTGACAAAAGCATGTTGCAGGTATGGAGGCACTCCATATTGTTATATCAAGGTTGCAAGTAAATGTGGAACAAGAAATGGGATTTTAAAGAGTGGCTCCAGAAGAAGATTAGGAGGTACTCACATATATTTTGCTTGTTGCTCTGTATCTTACTCAACTTGTTCATCAGCAGCAGCTGAGGAACAAGTTGATCAACTGGTTTCGAGTAAACCATATGATGAGGCTAGAAAGGAAGAATTGGGTAAGTTGTGGGATGAGTATGGATGGCAAGTGAGGAGAATGGTTAAAAAGGAAGATGAGATGAGGAGAGTAGCTCAAGTTCAAGCTGAAGCTTTTTATGAGCCTGTGTTTTTCCTCACTGATTTGTTTTTCGATTTCTTTAAAGTAAGGAACTTATTTAGCTACTGCTCCTTTTCgatcatgaaaattgaaatcACCGTAGATTATCATGTTTATTTGCAGGCTGAAGTGTATCAAGGACTAATTTACAGACTCAGAAATTCAGCTGCTGATAGGTATGCATGTTCGGCTGAGATCTTGTTCACCTCAGTTGTTTGAGTAGTTATCAGTTATCACTACGAGATTTGGAATTCTATCTCTAGGCTGAATGGTCTTTTAACCCTCAATGTTTTGGGTGTATACCGGTATGGTCTAAATATTTTAACTTGCCCATTCAAGGTTTTCATCCCGGTATAAGGGCTAATCGGAACAATATCGGATACTTGGAGGGTTGAATCGCCCGAGTTAAACATTGAGGCCGTATCGATATACACCACCGAACATTGAGGGTTAAAAAGGCATTAAACCCTGTTTTTTTAAGTATCATACGCTTTGTCATGCAGAAGAAGATGAGTGTGAAGCTAACAAGTAAAAAATTGACAATGATTAGTGTGTTATACATACAACAGGTATGCATGCTTGGTTGCAGAGGCCTCCAATGAATCTTTGGGAAACCTTGTGGGAGTAGTTGATGTCACATTCTTACGAGACGACGATGTTCTCGAGCACCTCCCTGGAGAAACTGATGAATATCTTTATGTCTCTGGCATTGCGGTTTCAACTGACTTCAGGTATATACAGTTTTTATTAACTGATACAATTAgttaggaaaaaaaaacaccaagaaattaaagagtatatatatgtgatcAACAGGAGGCAAAAAGTAGCTACTGCGTTATTAAAAGCATGCGACATTGTAGCAGTTGAATGGGGTGCTCCATATCTTGTGCTGAGGGCTTATGAAGATGACTTGGGTGCTCGCACATTGTACAGGAATGCAGGGTATACTGTGGTTTCTGGAGATCCTCCATGGACGTCTACCTGGATTGGGCGGAAACGCCGTGTCCTTATGATTAAGAAGTGTAGTAGTCACTGACATGAATTCCACTTTCTCAGTTTCAACCAATTCATTCTCCAACAACCAGGCATACAGTCCCAACCCAGAGCTTCTCAAGAAAGGATGCATAAAAAgtagaaatattatatattaacaaGTGAAAATGTTTTAAATAAAAGCCAAGCACAAACCATAGTCCAAGTTACGCCACTATCCGTCGCATTATTCTGCTGgtttttaaacattttaatatgatatatattccCGCCGTCCTCACCGTTTTGTATATATTAGAATACACGACACGCACTTTAATACTTCTGTAAAATacagttttataatatatatttttaaatttttttaaaaaaaatttaaattgacaGAAACTGTTTGAAAAGGGAGCACAGCAAGTAATGAATTGACAATCACCTAGAGAAAAACATGATGAATTGACAATCACCTAGAGACACATTATGAACAACATCAACCTAATAATACTGTGCATAGATAGCACATATCGTAAGACagaaaaatattgttatttACATCATTACAATGAGCCCAACTAGCACTACTAATACATGCAAAAGAAAAAGTCAAAACCCAAAGATAAACACCTTGCAGGAGAGAGTtaaccatatgcaaccacaaaCAAAAGCACAGATGGAATTTAGTAGAAAAGGGGAAGTCATAATTTATCTATTCACAAGGATATAGAATATGTTGTGCACAACAGGCACTTTGTATGTCATCACAGAAACGTATATCTTATGCCCTCCGGAAACAGCAAGAGCCTTATCTAGATGCTTATTTGAACATTCATCATAAGCATAACCATATGATTGTGCAGAAATTTATTAGTCTTTGTAAATTATCCCCAAAGCTTGTTACACTTAAAAGATTCAACTATTTTTTAAGACAAAATTACAAGGGTGATGATACATTTAATAGTATGATATAAAgtcgatatttttttttattagtacttTATCTTCCCTTTTTATTCTTGGTTTTGTATTTATCTTGATATGTGCGGTTGATGAGAAGATTTCCAGGATTTGCTGAATAAATGGAGAATAAGTACATCAAAGTCAACAAGGCCAAGAGGATTTTATAGGGTTTGGCTTCTTGGCTCGTGGATAGACATGTGtgtgaatttaaaaaatagtaatacAAATTAAAAGGAAATCACAAGGGAATATAATTACAGCCGAAGGAGCAGTTAATTTAGCAAGACTTTCTAGTTCTTTTCATGCCTTTATATGTTATGTTTCTccctttttttttcatttttattcctACAATTTCCTCTAAACTACCAAAAACAGCATTTTCACTTTCTTTCTAATACTGACCCAGTTTGCTGCAATAATTGCATAGAACTTAAAAAGATAACCCACTCGATTTAAGTTGAAAgtagtattttttaatattacgtTGGATGAATTTCTTTGgctaaattttacataaatatgaatttattttttgacaaaagaattataattaatattatttgtagACAAAATAAAAGTATAAAGTGAAATTCATACAACAAACTAAAGTGCGACTCAAATGTCTGTGTTAATAGTAGAGTTTAATGTGAGAAAAAACATAAGATGGAAATAATACCTCATAGGTATATTGTGAACTAAAACTAGCTTTAAGGCTTTAagctcaagattttaaaaactTAAGTGTAGACAAACCACGTTACACAACTTAAAGCAGATTGGGCAGATCGGGGCAGCTTAAAGCTGCCTCAAACATGCTCTAAGCATATAACTTAATTATGATGTGGATGTTATATTTGACACACTGGATTGCATGTGTATGTGGTATGACATCTTTAAAAAGCAGCACTCTTCAGGGAAATGAGAAACTTTTTACTGATATTCCATACCCCGATAACAGTCTCATCTGCCAAGTTAATGCATAAATGATTCTATTCAGTTTTACAATTACATTCAAGAATACAATTTTGGTAGGAATTGAAGAATAGATATTAAACTATGACattgatattttgaatataaaattagagTAGATTTATTGTGAGAAAAGGAATAACCAACAGAGGACGTTCGGCACTGTAGATGCTAGTAGAATAATAAAGAAAGGACCTTCCAATCCTATAAATACAACATATCTTTTACATAGGGGAAGATGTGATATCTTGTACAGTAGCACCATTAAGGGACTTCAGTAAATATTAACCAAGGTAATTAAAACAACtgacataataaaaaaaagaagaaactcTTCAATTTAGTAACCCTCCTTTATAAGCAAAATACATATGCTTCTGAAGCAGGAAATTGATAGGAAAAAGGCTATATGTAGAAAACAAGTTCATAAAGAGTCATACCGGTCTGAAGTTTTAGTTACTCATTGACAGGCTGTAATTGATATTTTAAGTATGCACAGCACCTTAAGAAGCAACTACCTCCCCGGACTGTCTAGATCTCAACCATGATTTAGCTGCAACCTTTGTTGTCAAAAACCAACCAGCCTTATCCTGGTCCTCATGAAATGGAGCGTTTAATTCCTTCAGATGTCCCTCGAACACACCTGCCAAACCTTTTCCAGAATATTTGTGTTTACCATGCCCAGTATTAATTCCTAATAATGTTGGAAGTTCCTCTCCAGACTCAACAGATCTAGACAAGTCATTTATCCACACATGCAATGCAGTTAGAGCTGCCCCAAGGGAAAGACTCTTCAGATGTAAGGACCACTGGGTGGGAGTTTTTAACTGTATATCCGTATATATCTCAAGTGAAAGTCCCAAGTCCAACAACTCACATGCTTTCTCTAAAAGGTCAAGGTTGACGCAGAGATCAATCAAGCAATTACAGTATGCTTTCCTGACATCATTACCAATAGAACCAAGGAGGTCACCAGCCTTACTTTTGAAGTTGCTTCCTTCACTGTCATCACCCTCAACTAGAAGTGTTACAACATAACCAAGCTTTGGATTAGCTTTCTCAACACAAACTGTTAGCTTGCCAAGTTCCTCTTTTGGTGTTTGTGTCATTACATTTAGAAGACAACCACAAAAACGCTCATCAGGAGCTATGTCTAGTTGTAGAAGTCGATTGAATGTTTTTACAACTTCATCTGTCATGTTGGCTTTTCCATAGCACTGGATGAGTGAGGTTAGAATAATTATGTTGGGCTGTAAACCTGCTTCCACCATTTCGCTCAGTGCAGCCTCTGCTTCCGACACTTTTCCACAGCAGGAATATATTGTAACCAATGAAGAAAATGTCCAGCTATCGGGCTTGCAGTTCTCAGACCTTTTCATGTCCTCAAATATGTCAGCAGCTACGTCGGTAAATCCTATATCAGCACACATAGCTAATAGGGTATTGTATAATACGAGATTCAACTCCATTCCTTTTGCTCTTATCTCTTTATACACAGCGACAGCATCTTCCCCATAGCGAGCTCGGCCATAGGCTCGGATTAGTGCAGCATAGGTTGCCCAACTTGGAGTCAAACCGTTACCAATCATCTCCTTGTAAATGGTTTTTGCCTGCCACGGCCTCTTTCCTCTTCCCATGGCATCTATCAAGTTATTATACAGAAACAAGTTCGGCTTCACACCAAGAGCCTTCATCTCCTCATACACATTCAAACAACCATCATAATTCTTAGATGTGCCATATATCCTAATCACCGTTGCAAATGTAACAGCATCAATGCGCCAATTCTCCGTTCTTGCACGATCATACAAATTCAATGCCATATCAACATTCCCCGCTCGTCCATAGGCATCAATCATCACGGAATAAGTAACC is a window from the Daucus carota subsp. sativus chromosome 8, DH1 v3.0, whole genome shotgun sequence genome containing:
- the LOC108199503 gene encoding GCN5-related N-acetyltransferase 10, chloroplastic, with protein sequence MDGLKLNNSVSSKVYLTKACCRYGGTPYCYIKVASKCGTRNGILKSGSRRRLGGTHIYFACCSVSYSTCSSAAAEEQVDQLVSSKPYDEARKEELGKLWDEYGWQVRRMVKKEDEMRRVAQVQAEAFYEPVFFLTDLFFDFFKAEVYQGLIYRLRNSAADRYACLVAEASNESLGNLVGVVDVTFLRDDDVLEHLPGETDEYLYVSGIAVSTDFRRQKVATALLKACDIVAVEWGAPYLVLRAYEDDLGARTLYRNAGYTVVSGDPPWTSTWIGRKRRVLMIKKCSSH
- the LOC108199502 gene encoding pentatricopeptide repeat-containing protein At4g16390, chloroplastic; the encoded protein is MAYTLLSSSPSTLPCREASSSFSHPNSVHFTSFACVSKTLNPSKISLQITQVSLQDPHTDEKTAPSPKRNIWVNPNNPKASLLRQKSFDARYSSLVTIAQSLNLCEPNQQAVFDVLDTLGDKIVEHDGVGIINNMSNPETAPIVLDYFVKRVKAFREVVLYNVTLKVFRKCKDFDRAEKLFDLMLDRGVKPDNVTFSTIISCARLCSLPNKAVEWFEKMASFGCQPDEVTYSVMIDAYGRAGNVDMALNLYDRARTENWRIDAVTFATVIRIYGTSKNYDGCLNVYEEMKALGVKPNLFLYNNLIDAMGRGKRPWQAKTIYKEMIGNGLTPSWATYAALIRAYGRARYGEDAVAVYKEIRAKGMELNLVLYNTLLAMCADIGFTDVAADIFEDMKRSENCKPDSWTFSSLVTIYSCCGKVSEAEAALSEMVEAGLQPNIIILTSLIQCYGKANMTDEVVKTFNRLLQLDIAPDERFCGCLLNVMTQTPKEELGKLTVCVEKANPKLGYVVTLLVEGDDSEGSNFKSKAGDLLGSIGNDVRKAYCNCLIDLCVNLDLLEKACELLDLGLSLEIYTDIQLKTPTQWSLHLKSLSLGAALTALHVWINDLSRSVESGEELPTLLGINTGHGKHKYSGKGLAGVFEGHLKELNAPFHEDQDKAGWFLTTKVAAKSWLRSRQSGEVVAS